From Borrelia puertoricensis, the proteins below share one genomic window:
- a CDS encoding BTA121 domain-containing protein surface lipoprotein, giving the protein MNVYKIKLLSLLLLLLISCGLFQKDGRFGYFKYIGEKDFDLTAEEERAIDYFKDTLMNFEHFLPGVYKKYYKTYTSDEFYSLLSRFDKQGTKAVARSIIAVLNAQDAVKDAVSKIGDVLEREIFKELELKQNWYKKVLKVTCDDPSFSYAELIERSLSVADVFEKIKISAEVASKIYDTFGLDLYEKRVVRYLLALSFVPGEYYDESGISVNPYTEYELYELLVSPPFGAANLKNIVAKMKGTIKDLHAADASIAKVENDFEKNKLQEQFNSQKNLYDQELKPVLKDPDKLFNKLTSDVFDRLNDSVAKEFARIKQEAKSKKQKAKS; this is encoded by the coding sequence ATGAACGTATATAAGATTAAATTATTATCATTATTATTGTTGTTGTTAATTAGTTGTGGTTTGTTTCAGAAAGACGGTAGATTTGGTTATTTTAAATATATTGGGGAAAAAGATTTTGATTTAACGGCTGAAGAAGAGAGAGCTATAGATTATTTTAAAGATACATTAATGAATTTTGAGCATTTTCTACCTGGTGTGTATAAAAAATATTATAAAACGTATACCAGTGATGAGTTTTATAGTTTATTATCTAGATTTGATAAACAGGGTACTAAAGCAGTTGCTAGAAGCATTATTGCAGTTTTAAATGCACAAGATGCAGTTAAGGATGCTGTCAGTAAGATAGGAGATGTCCTTGAACGAGAGATCTTTAAGGAGCTTGAGTTAAAGCAGAATTGGTATAAAAAGGTATTAAAAGTTACATGCGATGATCCTTCGTTTTCATATGCTGAGCTTATTGAACGCAGTCTAAGTGTAGCAGACGTATTTGAAAAAATTAAGATAAGTGCAGAGGTTGCCTCTAAAATATATGATACTTTTGGTTTGGATCTTTATGAGAAGAGAGTTGTTCGATATCTTTTAGCTTTATCATTTGTTCCCGGTGAATATTATGATGAGTCTGGAATCAGTGTAAATCCGTATACTGAATATGAACTTTATGAGTTATTAGTGTCTCCTCCTTTTGGTGCTGCTAACCTTAAAAATATTGTAGCAAAAATGAAAGGTACTATTAAAGATTTACATGCAGCTGATGCATCTATTGCTAAGGTGGAAAATGATTTTGAGAAAAATAAATTGCAAGAGCAGTTTAATAGTCAGAAAAATTTATATGATCAGGAGTTAAAACCCGTATTAAAGGATCCTGATAAATTATTTAATAAGCTTACTAGTGATGTATTTGATCGTTTGAATGATAGTGTTGCAAAAGAGTTTGCTAGAATTAAACAAGAAGCAAAAAGCAAGAAGCAAAAAGCAAAAAGTTAG
- a CDS encoding BTA121 domain-containing protein surface lipoprotein, translating to MKTNNDYREALKLVCDDLRQAYTKLTSSHFTKLNMDANINFKAIEYDSALITKIFDKFNLTAEEKRAVYYLRDIIIDSKFIVFYYVCPEHKHSLRTYTSNDFHYLMSKIIFGTNKFKMFINNVIETLKAQDKALVAINMISDIFEKDRLSANYLKVDNDYKEELKLAFYDPDKVCDELISMNYANKFEKIEIEARVRDKS from the coding sequence GTGAAAACTAATAATGATTATAGAGAGGCATTAAAATTGGTGTGTGATGATCTTAGGCAGGCATATACTAAGCTTACTAGTAGTCACTTTACTAAGTTAAATATGGATGCAAATATTAATTTTAAGGCAATTGAGTATGATTCGGCGTTGATTACCAAAATATTTGACAAATTTAATTTAACTGCTGAGGAGAAAAGAGCCGTTTATTACTTGAGAGATATAATAATTGATTCCAAGTTTATTGTATTTTATTATGTATGTCCTGAACATAAACACAGTTTAAGAACATATACCAGCAATGATTTTCATTATTTGATGTCTAAAATTATTTTTGGTACTAATAAGTTCAAAATGTTTATTAACAATGTTATAGAAACTCTTAAAGCGCAGGACAAAGCTTTAGTAGCTATAAACATGATAAGTGACATATTTGAGAAAGATAGATTAAGTGCTAATTATTTGAAAGTAGACAATGATTATAAAGAAGAGTTAAAACTTGCATTTTATGATCCTGATAAAGTGTGTGATGAGCTTATTTCAATGAATTATGCAAATAAATTTGAGAAAATTGAGATCGAAGCGCGTGTAAGAGATAAATCTTAA